A stretch of DNA from Gloeocapsopsis sp. IPPAS B-1203:
GTAATTTCTTGCATTACTGACTATGCGATACAGTATCGCAATCTCAGGCAAAACATAGATTAGTTTAGAGTAGATTAACCAGGCAAGTAGTTAAACATAGTACAATCTTTTCTCTAGATGAGAACATCTCAGTTGTACCAACGATACCAATTTAACTCTGATCAAGGATTTTTTAGTCAAGAGATAGCTGTTACTTTATCTTTTATCTGCAAATATACTACACATTTCGTGCATTTAGTCAAATGAAGTTAACAATAAATAAGATACAGCAGATTACTTACTTTGTAGCTGATTGATTTTTATTAAAATCAGTACTAATACGTCAAATCCTTAACAGGATTGTCTTAGTTTGTGTCATCTTCACTGTATTGGCGACAACGCCGTGTAAAATTTTGTATTGGGATCTGGGCTGATCCATTCTGCAAACCATCAGACCTGAGCTAAATCCCAGCGGTTCAATGAACCTCCAAAGATAGTTCTATAGGTACAAGTAAAATGCTATTTACCCCCTATACATTCCAACCGAGGACGAGCATTGAAGCGCGGTCTATCGCTGTAATGACTGTCATGCCGTTGTGCTATAGCTTTTGGTAAAACAAGCTGATATACGCCTATATTCAATTCTATTGGCAGATTATGTTTGCAGTTTGCAGGTTAAATACGAAGTTAAAAGATTGAGGTTGACCATGAGGTATCGCGCTCTAATTATTGCATTCATAGCATTGTGCTTGGGTGTACTAACCGCTTGTAGTGAGGGTCCTGCATCTGCTAGTAGTAGAGATGTACTCACCTATGACCAGATCAGAGGTACTGGTTTGGCTAACAAATGTCCACAACTTTCAGAAACAACGCGTGGTTCCATTGCAATTGATCCTAATCAGTCATACAGAATAGTTGAGTTGTGCTTGGAACCAACCACCTTCTTTGTTAAAGAAGAACCCACAAACAAACGTCAAAAACCAGAATATATTGCTGGTAAATTATTAACTCGTTACACTTCTACAATCGATCAGGTACAAGGCAAGCTCAACATAAATAATGATGGCAGCCTAACCTTTGTGGAAGAAGACGGGCTTGACTTCCAAGCAATCACGGTACAACTTCCTGGTGGTGAGCGAGTTCCTTTCTTGTTCACAATCAAAGATCTAGTTGCTCAAACCCAACCAGGACTAACTAGCATTAACACATCTACTGATTTTGAAGGTGATTTTAAAGTACCTTCTTACCGCTCTGCAGCCTTCCTCGATCCTAAAGGTCGCGGTGGTATAACCGGTTATGACAATGCAGTTGCACTTCCTGCTCAAGCAGATAGTGAAGAACTCGTTAGAGCAAACCGCAAGCAAACTCCCAACTTGAAAGGAGAAATTTCTCTACAAGTTGCTAAGGTAGATAGCAGCACAGGTGAAGTTGCAGGTACTTTTGAAAGCGAACAGCCATCTGATACGGATTTGGGTGCGCGTGAAGCGCTGGATGTCAAGATTCGTGGTCTGTTCTATGCTCGGATTGAACCCACGAGAGCGTAGCATAGATGTTAGTGTGGCAGGAGATAGTGAAGGATACAGCAAGATGTCTAAACACATCTCGTTCTTTTCATCTCCTTCCTTTTAGGTAGCAAATTGTGTAACAGTGTCATTAGAAATTTTCTTAAGAGAGCAGTTAGTCTCTCTTTTTTATTGACCGTTGCTGTTGAGAAGTAGCAAAATATCAAGTGTTGTTACAGAAACATCAGTAACGGAATAAATATTAAGCTCAATGATATTAACTATTTTTAATATTAATAGGCAATCTAGTACTGATATTAGTTACTAATAGAATATGTCACAGAAAAGTCAATAACTTTAACCTCTAGCTGAACCCTACAACTAAAAGTAAGAAACTTGAATTAAGGATGTTGGAAGTTTCATTTTCATAATTCTATTTGTGATGGGTTAACTGTCATGCATGCTTACTAATTGCTAATAGTGTCATCATAATTTAGTTGTTTACTGCATGGAGCTTGGTATAAATTCAATTTCACATCTCAAGTTTCAAATTCAAGCACAAAATCCTTGCTTACGGGTTTTTGAGGAGAACCTCAATCAGAGTCAAGAAAATTCAGTGTTATTTCGGTGGTATCAAAACAGGAAAAATTAATACTCTAATTAGTCAGCAGCGAGCAATCTCAGTTGCAGATATCAAGTCTATCTAGTTACGTGTATTGGCTAAATTGAGCGTTGAATGATGTTTCTTAGCTTGTTTTGTCTGTTTATCACAATGCATAGTCATGCTACTCATTACCCCAGCAATCAACAAGAAACAGTTGCGCGACGCAGTAGTAACGCCTCTGTTGTCATTCAATTATTACTATAATCATGGTGCTAAGTTATACCGTAAATCCGAAGGAATTGAAGCAGGCAAGTGCAAATCTACTGCGAGATTACGAGCAAGGGCGCTCTCAAACTATCCGCAACCAACTCGTCACCCTGAATTTGGGATTAGCAAGAAAAGAGGCACACTACTGGAGCAATCAATGCACAGAAAGTTATGAAGACTTACTACAAGTTGGCTGCATTGGGTTAATTCGGGCAGTTGAACGCTTTGAATTATCTAAGGGTCATGCCTTTAGTTCTTTTGCAGTTCCTTATATTCGGGGAGAAATTCAGCACTACCTACGAGATAAAGGTGTGATGGTGCGAATTCCGCGCCGTTGGTTAGCTTTACAGCAGCAAGCAGTAGGAGTGTCACAGGAACTACGCCAGAAATATAACCGCCAACCATCAGATGCTGAAATTGCCGCAGCACTAAACGTATCACTTGAGGAATGGCAAGAAGTTAAACTGGCGTGGCTGAATCGCGCTCCCTTGAGCTTAGATATGCCTGTTCAGGAATCTGAAGAAGGGACAACCTGTTTAGGAGAAATAGTTCCCGATCAAGATTATCGTAGCTTTCAACTTGCACAAGATGACCGCATTCGCTTACAACAATCTTTGTATCAGTTAGAGAAACGCACTCACGAAATCTTGAAATTTGTGTTTTTATATGACTTAACACAAAAAGAAGTGGCAGAACACTTGGGCATTAGCGTGGTTACAGTTTCGCGTCGTGTGAAAAAAGGACTCGATTGTTTGAAGCAGTTAATGGTTGGTACAGAAGATTAAATTGTCTTTAGACGACTCGAAAACTACTGTCACTTAATTAATCTAGGTTATAAAAGTACCAGAACTCTGGGATTGAGATGTTGGAAGATAGCGGATTGGAAGGAAATTCTGAGAGTAATAAAAGTTTTAGAGTAAGGGCAATGCGCCAGCTTTCCGCGATCGCATTTGTCGGCACCATCTTGTTGCCAATCGCGAGTTGTGGCAATAGTGGCGAAGATACTAACTCTACAGCATCACTGCCACAAGAAGCACCTGCACCTGCAGCGGAACCTTTCACTAAACCAACAGTTGCTCCACAATCACCAACTGTTGTCGTTCCTTCTCCTGTGCTTATTCAACCAACCAACGGCAATCAACGTGCCCAGCAAGTCCAAACTGGTAGAGAAGACCCTTTTGCTGGACTGTTTTTGCGAACAGCACCTAGAACTTCACAAGTCGCATCACAACCATCTACTCCTAGTAGTACGCCAGCACCATCTCCACCGCCACCCTCTCCGGCAAGTAATGGTGGTAGTGCAGGCTCAGAGCAAAATGCAGCGCCTAATGGTGGCTCACAGCCTGGAGGTGGCGCAAATAGCAATGGTAATAATGGTAGTCCTCCTATTGCTCAAGAGGATGGTATTCCTTTCCCACCACCAGATGAAGGTTCTTTTCCACCACCTTTACCGTCAATTCCAGAGCCTGAGTTAGCGAGAAAGGTTGCAGTTTCTGGCGTTGTTCAAATCGGCGAACAGTTGCAGGCAATTGTTCAAGTACCTAATGAAGGAACTAGCCGCTACGTGCGTGTGGGACAACGGCTTTCCAACGGAGAAATCCTCGTCAAACGAATTGAGATGAGTCCTGGTATTGAACCTGTGGTCATTTTGGAACAATATGGTGTTGAAGTATCTAAAGCGATCGGCGAGCAAACCGCAGAATCAGATGCAACAGACACAACAACACCCAGTCCCACGCCACCACCACCGGAAGCAGAAGTAGAAGAACCTGAAGAACCAGTTCCATCTCCAGAAGTGACGTCACCTGCACCTCCAGTAGGTACGCCTGTACCCGTCCCAGTTGCCCCACCTACAGTTCCTAATGCTACTCCGATACCATCACCTCCACCTTTTACACCTGGTCCAGGAGAGTTTTAATTATGCAAATGAGTCAAAATCAATTCAAGGATGAAGTTGAGTTTCCTGGCTTGCCATTAGCGGTTTACCGAGAAATCGCCGCGCATCTACAGCAGGTGGATGGAGTCGAAGCAGGGCTATATCCTGCTGCTCATCAACAGTTTGACTACAGCTATAGTCAAATTGGCGGTTTGTGGATTCAGTACGATCAACACGCTGACTTGATAAGTCGCGAACGAGTTGCTCAAATTTTGGCATACTATCAGAATTGTTACGGCGCATTCAGAAAACTGAATTCTGCAACTGAGTAGTCAGATTTTCTGCCGCGACACGTAACTGCAAAACGCAATTGATGTGAGCATTTGATGGGCGAAATTCAAGCACTACGAGGGACACGAGACATTCTGCCAGAGGAAGTTGGATATTGGCAGCAGGTAGAAACTAGGGCGCGGGATATTCTTTTCAAAGCAGCATATCGCGAAATTCGTACTCCGATTTTTGAGCAAACTGAGCTATTTGAGCGAGGTATTGGGGAAGCTACCGATGTAGTAGGTAAAGAAATGTATACGTTTTGCGATCGCGGCGATCGCTCGATTACGTTACGCCCTGAAGGAACCGCTGGTGTAGTGCGATCGCTTATTGAACATAGTTTGTATACACAAGGTGGCGTACAGCGGTTGTGGTACACCGGACCAATGTTTCGCTACGAACGTCCGCAAGCCGGACGACAGCGGCAATTTCATCAATTGGGCGTAGAAGTTTTAGGAAGTGCCGACCCCAGAGCAGATGTAGAAGTTATTGCGATCGCTACAAATATCCTGCAAGCTTTAGGATTAAAAAATCTCCACCTTGATATCAATTCAGTCGGTAATCTTGAAGATCGCAACTTGTATCGCCAAGCGCTGATAAACTACTTAACACCGTACAAAGATGAACTCGATCCTGATTCACAGGATCGTTTAAGTCGCAATCCATTACGAATTCTCGATAGTAAAGACAAACGCACGCAAGAAATTGCCCAAAATGCACCGAGTATTTTAGATCATCTGGGGACATACTCGCGTCAGCACTTCGATCAAGTACAGCAGTTGCTTACCGACTTAGGCATTAGCTATCAACTCAACCCGCGCTTGGTACGCGGACTCGATTACTACACGCACACAGCGTTTGAAATTCAATCGGATGACTTGGGTGCGCAAGCAACAGTTTGTGGTGGTGGGCGTTATGATGGTTTAGTCGCGCAGTTGGGTGGTCCAGAAACTCCTGCAGTTGGTTGGGCAATTGGTTTAGAACGCTTAATTTTATTGTTGCAACAGCTACAGGAATCTGCTGCACCGAGCGTAGATTTTTATGTTGTTTCGCGCGGGGATACAGCCCAAGCACAGGCGCTTGTTTTAGCTCAGAAGTTGCGGCAAGCAGGGTTTAGTGTAGATTTAGACTTGAGCGGGAGTGCTTTTAAAAAACAATTTGCCAGGGCAGATCGCAGTGGGGCAATCGCGTGTCTGATTTTAGGAGACGAAGAAGCCGCAAACCAAACAGTGAAACTTAAGTGGATGGCATCAAAAGAACAAAGTGCAATTCCACAAGCTGAATTACTTGCAAATATTGAGCAACTGCGAAGCCAATTTCAGAGGGGCGAGTGAAATTGTTAGGCTTCCTAAGCTATTGCCGTGTTGGTTAGGTGATATTTGAAAGTAATCGGTGGGGGCGATCGCAGATAATATGAGTTGTTAGTTTGGGGCAATAAGGTATGACCGCTCCTTACACTGGAGGATGTCAGTGCGGGCAAATTCGATACGAGATCTGGGCTGAACCTTTAACGCTTTATGCTTGTCACTGCAAAGAATGTCAAAAGCAATCTTCGAGTGCTTTTGGTATGTCAATGTCTGTTCCCCGCGATGCAGTTGTCATCCTCCAAGGACAACCAAAACAATGGCAGCGAGTCGCTGATAGCGGACGTGAAGTAACTTGCTTATTTTGTGAGGAGTGCGGGACAAGATTATTCCATAACCCTGCCCGAAACTCCAAAATTATCAATGTTAAACCTGGAACATTGGATGATACAAGTTGGCTCAAGCCTGTTGGCAACTTGTGGACTCAAAGTGTTCAAAAATGGGTCATCATGAATGAACAAATGTTGAACTACGAGGCGCAACCGAGCGACTTTAGCCAACTATTTGAGCAATTTCAAATTGAGTAACACGCTCATGAAGTGAAATCCACAAAACTACGCTAGAAACTCATTTGAATGTCGGCTTTAAGAAGGTTCAGTAGCTTCATTGCTTGGAAATCTTAAACATTAACTGAAGTTCATATGGAAGTACGGATTGAACCTTACGACGCGCATCAACTTGATGCAGTCATTCGCCTTTCGCTGCGAGCATGGGCACCAGTTTTTGATTCGATTGAGAAAATGATGGATTTTGACGTTTTTCGAGAACTTTATCCTGATTGGCGTGTGAGTCAACAAAAGGCTGTTAAGGATGTTTGCGCGGCTGAAGACACAAATGTATGGGTTGCGATCGCTGCTGATGCAGTCGTGGGTTTTGTCGCCGTGAAACTAGATGTAGAACCCAGCGTGGGTGAAAT
This window harbors:
- a CDS encoding photosystem II manganese-stabilizing polypeptide, whose translation is MRYRALIIAFIALCLGVLTACSEGPASASSRDVLTYDQIRGTGLANKCPQLSETTRGSIAIDPNQSYRIVELCLEPTTFFVKEEPTNKRQKPEYIAGKLLTRYTSTIDQVQGKLNINNDGSLTFVEEDGLDFQAITVQLPGGERVPFLFTIKDLVAQTQPGLTSINTSTDFEGDFKVPSYRSAAFLDPKGRGGITGYDNAVALPAQADSEELVRANRKQTPNLKGEISLQVAKVDSSTGEVAGTFESEQPSDTDLGAREALDVKIRGLFYARIEPTRA
- a CDS encoding RNA polymerase sigma factor SigF translates to MVLSYTVNPKELKQASANLLRDYEQGRSQTIRNQLVTLNLGLARKEAHYWSNQCTESYEDLLQVGCIGLIRAVERFELSKGHAFSSFAVPYIRGEIQHYLRDKGVMVRIPRRWLALQQQAVGVSQELRQKYNRQPSDAEIAAALNVSLEEWQEVKLAWLNRAPLSLDMPVQESEEGTTCLGEIVPDQDYRSFQLAQDDRIRLQQSLYQLEKRTHEILKFVFLYDLTQKEVAEHLGISVVTVSRRVKKGLDCLKQLMVGTED
- a CDS encoding acyltransferase, which encodes MQMSQNQFKDEVEFPGLPLAVYREIAAHLQQVDGVEAGLYPAAHQQFDYSYSQIGGLWIQYDQHADLISRERVAQILAYYQNCYGAFRKLNSATE
- the hisS gene encoding histidine--tRNA ligase; the encoded protein is MGEIQALRGTRDILPEEVGYWQQVETRARDILFKAAYREIRTPIFEQTELFERGIGEATDVVGKEMYTFCDRGDRSITLRPEGTAGVVRSLIEHSLYTQGGVQRLWYTGPMFRYERPQAGRQRQFHQLGVEVLGSADPRADVEVIAIATNILQALGLKNLHLDINSVGNLEDRNLYRQALINYLTPYKDELDPDSQDRLSRNPLRILDSKDKRTQEIAQNAPSILDHLGTYSRQHFDQVQQLLTDLGISYQLNPRLVRGLDYYTHTAFEIQSDDLGAQATVCGGGRYDGLVAQLGGPETPAVGWAIGLERLILLLQQLQESAAPSVDFYVVSRGDTAQAQALVLAQKLRQAGFSVDLDLSGSAFKKQFARADRSGAIACLILGDEEAANQTVKLKWMASKEQSAIPQAELLANIEQLRSQFQRGE
- a CDS encoding GFA family protein — its product is MTAPYTGGCQCGQIRYEIWAEPLTLYACHCKECQKQSSSAFGMSMSVPRDAVVILQGQPKQWQRVADSGREVTCLFCEECGTRLFHNPARNSKIINVKPGTLDDTSWLKPVGNLWTQSVQKWVIMNEQMLNYEAQPSDFSQLFEQFQIE
- a CDS encoding GNAT family N-acetyltransferase; translated protein: MEVRIEPYDAHQLDAVIRLSLRAWAPVFDSIEKMMDFDVFRELYPDWRVSQQKAVKDVCAAEDTNVWVAIAADAVVGFVAVKLDVEPSVGEIYMIAVDPDFQGRGVGSALIKFALDWMKDAKMSVAMVATGGDPGHAPARRTYEKLGFRLLPLAQYYKKL